ttttaaatcacttctAAAAGCCCATTTTTACAGACCTGCTCTTTTTCATTATTCCCTTTATTAGGCGACCCTTTGTTTTATTACTTAACTgctataatttatttatttgtattcctTTATTTCCTTTAGTTGCTCTTGCGTGACATGTCTTGTTGGTTTAATTTCTCTTTTGCTTTTACTGACATGTGGTGTTTTGAATTCTGTGGcttgtgtgtttcttctgttaCTGTCCCTTTATGTTGAAACACTTTGTTTACTTGATTTTAAGGcgctaaataaatcaaatgctTGTTTTTCCCAGTAATATTATTACCATAGATAATGAAAATTGTCAAGCATTGTTATGcgatatgtttttttgttttgttttttaaaccaggTCAGCAAGTGAGGAAGATatacagagaaataaacagaaatgcACTTGCTGACAGCCAGCACATGACCACAGTACACATTCCCAAGTCTGTGATGTCTGCACCCTTCCTACAGGtaaccacatacagtacattcttTATGTCAATCTGCCATGTGCAAgcacatcacttcctgtctctgccTCAGCACCCTGCCCTCACAACCGGACAGAGACGCTACCTGTACAGCATCGCTAATGTCTACAGTACAGAGCACATGAGACGACAGATGAAGCAGCACTATCTCAATGTCCTGCACGCGTGTCTTCAGACAGGTGTGTTACCTCCATGTCTCCAGCAGTGACTCTGATCACTGCCATCTGtctcatgttgtgtttttgtatctcCAAGGTCAGAATCCCAACTGCAGGAGGAGGCTTCAGTGTGGAGAAAATGGCACCGTCCCAAAGGACACAGAGAAGGATTCAGAGGCAAGGGCAAAGCCACAAGGACGGAGGAaaggtagcagcagcagcaaaggcaCGGCTCGTTCTGATGTCATACTTCCAAAAATAGCAAGCAGAAGAGGGATGTGATAGCAAATGGTTGAACTGTTGAAGGTTATAACAGCCTTATGAGGAGTTTATCTGATCACTGTTGTATCTACAGACGTTCAAATATAGCTctgttatacagtattttacacatTACAACTTTAACGGTCCCACTTCTGCTGGTTAGACATTTATTAGTAATAGTCTTAATGTGTAATTGCATTCTTACAAATGTTTCCAGCAAAACCTTTAGAAATGTTATactacatatacacacatatatatatacacatatatgtatatatatatactgtatgtatctatatatgtatatttatatagatagatagatagatatggaTATATATCTGACCATGTTGTGAAATAGCACTGCcttttaataataaaagtactaaaacaatacaattgTAATAAAAATCCTGAGTGCTTTATGTAATAAAACTTGCCACGTTTTGTGATAAGTCATTACATTGCAGTGGTATactattataaatataaaggggagcgtttgaatgtttttttcctgcaaaaaATTCATAATTgatgtataatgtaataatcaaCAAAAGTGGTTGTCttagttaaataaatatatactaaTATACTAGAGTATATTAGTAATTCATTAAATTaaagggttaggtttagggctacattaaattaaactaaattaaattaaattagttcATGCAAAAATAGCACTCATATTAGAATTACTGAAGAAGTTGCAATTACTGCATCTGCTGGTGTTGCACGCAAATCTGTGACCTCACTGTAGCTGAATAATATtgtaaaacctaaaaaaaatacatctgtcCAAATGACTGAGAGAGTAAGAGATCATCTGTGTcaattttctcatttattatCACATAAAACGTTCATTTGTTTGAATTCCACACATTTCtaatttaaaaatcagaattgtgtcatttaaaaaccaGGCTACAAGCTAATAATGTGCAACATCGCCACCTGCGGTCAGAGATGGTCGGTGCAACACCTGTTAGCATGAACTGTGTCCTCGAAGGAAACTGTGTAAAGGGTAATGTCGAAAATTACTAAAATGTCATTaagtaaaatacatatttagaGAATATTCAAGTAATTAAGTTTCAGTAgcagttttaaagtaaaaaaaaaactattttagaAAAACTGTGCTAACCTACATTCAGCTTTGTATGCTAGCTAAATAGTTGCTATTTAAGAATTTcaatattgctgtttttttgatAGTTGTCCTTTACAAATAGTGTATACAAAATTGTATACACTAGAGCcctttatttagaaaaaaagttATTAATTAACTTTATGAATAGCTGTTTGTAATAACGCTAAGAAACTATTGTGTTGCTAAtgctttgaactttgaactctgGTGCTGTGCCCTATAGCCTTTGGGAAGGCTATTCATGCCCTGTCACGGATTGGAGACGAGCTGTGGTTGGATCCCATGGTTAAAGGGGTGAGCATTGTTAATAAaacagtcttttatttattatcatgtaTTCTTGATTTGAACCATAAATGGTGTCTCTTTTGGGGGTTTAATGAACTCTGACTTTGCTGACTGAACCATCCTGGAACGATTATCACAAGGCACTGTGCTAAGgcaaaaacctttacaatattatagagagaagaaaaagtaataaacatgcaatcagagatggcagacttcaccccattcacgcaacaagcctatGGTGCAACGGCAGAGCGTCTGAGTCAAGATCAGAAGGTTGTGTGTCCGAATCCACGTCATGGTCGAGATTCTTAGACAACGTATGTGTCTATTACAAATTCTAACAAATCTAACAATTCATATTGCAAGCAAATCACAGACAgaaccaccaaaaacaatacttcactcccactccataGGGTAGGGAAGCAGACTTCATTCAGCAGACAGATTCTTTTAACTTAAACCACTGGCAACTATCAGTGAGAGCAAGCATTTTGGTACCAGGCTGGTTCACAGTCATGCTCAGTGTACCTCATACAATGTATTTTGATAGTATTACAcatggtttgtctctatgttaCCACCTGATTCTCTGTGTCTTACAGCTGGCGCTGAGATCAGTGAACACGTCTCATTCTGCATATGCCTGCTTCCTTTTCTCACCAATCTTCTTCCAGTGCTACAACCTGGAATGTGGACCAGAACAGGACAACCAAAGCATCAAATGCAAACTGACCTTGAAGGTAAACAGTTTAGGATATAAGCGatattaataaaacataaaaaaaaacctacagcacaaaaatgactaaatattGTTTGAAAGTGTCTGtctaatatttttaaatatttatatttgtttttaagtctgtGCTCCCACTTTTCCGGTGTTTGACTTCTATTGAGCGTAACGTGGAAAGATGTCAGATATCAATCAGGACTCCGAGTGACTGCGTGGTCATCCAATTTTTCTGCAGACATGGTGGGTAACATTGCATTGTGTACTATCCAGTAGCTGTGGGCGAAGAAAGATTTTTTTGGCTGGGTTTCTAATCACGTGTAGCCATTTCctataaatatttaatctgcTTTCACCAGAACGACCTCTATTTACAGTAACATTGTGCAGTAGAAGCTGTAGTACATCCTGTCGACACTTGGTGGCAGCGTGCTGCAAATATCCTTCCTGCTTTTGTGACAGGCCTCATCAAGACCCACAACCTTTGCTTCCAGGAGAGTGAGGCCCTGCAGGCAGAGTTTGCCTCACATCTCTGTCCTAATGTGCTGAAGGCACCTGCCAGGTCAGCAGCAGTGAGACCTGCACCACCTCTCACACACTCAGCATATAAACTTCAATCTCTCACACGCTCTCActctcttccttctctctttATGAATTGCTTCGATGATTCATTGtttcatcaattattaatcaatgactaTATTAATCATCAAGTATTTTgatcatgttctttttttaataattaaaacaagctctctgtgaatattgtctggtttctttgctccgtataacaaagaaatgatcacAACTGAATAATTAAGGTTTGCagacaaagcaagacatttcacatttttacattttacacacacattattaacattttcaGCAACAACTAATCAGTGAAattaatgatgaaaataatcgttagttgcagccttcATTTTCAACAGACTGTTTAATTCCTATTCAACCAACAAGAATGACAAGGATTAAAACATGAACACCTCAAGTGTTTAGTCTTCGAAAACCACCATGATTCAGTATCACAGCATCACTGTGagcttgtatttgttttgctctCTACCTCTGCAGACTTCTTGGTGATATGGTGATGCATTTTCCAGTGTCCCAGGAGGAGATCACTCTGTCCACGACTCCACAGAGAGTCAGCCTGAGAAACTACtatgagggaggaaatggtGAGCTAACACTTTGGTTTGGCAAAGGTGCAAGGCAGTAGTGTGTTGCttcagtgtttagatctcatatTGTGAGTAAACTGAGATGACTGGAACAAAAAGAAGCGCCCACAAAATGTTTGCCAATTgcgctgccactgtatacacacaaatgcttcc
The DNA window shown above is from Solea senegalensis isolate Sse05_10M linkage group LG5, IFAPA_SoseM_1, whole genome shotgun sequence and carries:
- the LOC122769808 gene encoding protein FAM216A-like isoform X2; translation: MMRKRVTFVDHLKTESLSKNGSGHVLMRSAESNNRCTDGQQVRKIYREINRNALADSQHMTTVHIPKSVMSAPFLQHPALTTGQRRYLYSIANVYSTEHMRRQMKQHYLNVLHACLQTESQLQEEASVWRKWHRPKGHREGFRGKGKATRTEER
- the LOC122769808 gene encoding protein FAM216A-like isoform X1 produces the protein MMRKRVTFVDHLKTESLSKNGSGHVLMRSAESNNRCTDGQQVRKIYREINRNALADSQHMTTVHIPKSVMSAPFLQHPALTTGQRRYLYSIANVYSTEHMRRQMKQHYLNVLHACLQTGQNPNCRRRLQCGENGTVPKDTEKDSEARAKPQGRRKGSSSSKGTARSDVILPKIASRRGM